The following are encoded together in the Humulus lupulus chromosome 5, drHumLupu1.1, whole genome shotgun sequence genome:
- the LOC133779629 gene encoding probable serine/threonine protein kinase IREH1, whose product MIRKNAVESILAERDILISVRNPFVVRFFYSFTCRENLYLMMEYLNGGDLYSLLRNLGCLEEDVARVYIAEVVLALEYLHSLRVVHRDLKPDNLLIAHDGHIKLTDFGLSKVGLINSTDDLSGPAVSTTSLMVEDEPELSVPKHQQERRKKCSAVGTLDYLAPEILLGTGHGTTADWWSVGVNLFELIVGIPPFNAEHPQVNMLILQDSIIDDDKLIALSLRIFSLVLWGLE is encoded by the exons ATGATCCGGAAAAATGCAGTTGAAAGTATCTTGGCGGAACGTGATATTTTGATTTCAGTTCGCAATCCCTTTGTG GTTCGCTTCTTCTATTCATTCACTTGCCGAGAAAATTTGTACCTTATGATGGAGTATTTAAATGGAGGGGATTTATATTCGTTGTTGAGAAATTTAGGCTGCTTAGaagaagatgttgctcgtgtataTATAGCAGAAGTG GTGCTTGCACTAGAATATTTACATTCACTTCGTGTGGTTCATCGTGATTTGAAGCCAGATAATTTATTAATTGCTCATGATGGTCATATTAAG TTGACCGACTTTGGGCTCTCAAAGGTTGGTCTTATCAACAGTACTGATGATTTATCCGGCCCAGCCGTAAGTACCACATCTCTAATGGTGGAAGATGAGCCCGAGTTATCTGTGCCTAAGCATCAGCAAGAAAGACGAAAGAAATGTTCTGCTGTTGGCACACTTGACTATTTGGCACCAGAGATACTATTGGGAACAGGACATG GTACAACTGCCGATTGGTGGTCAGTTGGTGTGAATTTGTTTGAACTGATTGTTGGTATTCCACCCTTCAATGCAGAGCATCCTCAGGTAAATATGTTGATTCTACAAGATTCCATCATTGATGAT GACAAGCTTATTGCACTTTCTTTACGTATCTTTTCACTGGTCTTGTGGGGTCTTGAGTAG